Below is a genomic region from Armatimonadota bacterium.
TCGGACGGGTTGACGCTGGGGATTGCAACCATATCGCGGAGCAGATCGATCACGGAACTCATGATGCCCTCCACGTGACGGGCGGGACTAGAGCAGGTGCGGGTTGGGGACTGTGTTCGACGCCCGGGGCAGGTCAGACCTCCCGTAGTACACAAAAAGCCCTCGCGGTTGCGAGGGCCTGTCTGCCACGGGCTGCATGTTGGTCGGGGCGGCCGGATTTGAACCGGCGACCTCACGGTCCCGAACCGTGCGCGCTAGCCAAGCTGCGCCACGCCCCGACCATAGGTTGGTGAGTATATCACTGCGAATCGGTCAGGTCAAGGAGATTAGCCCCCTTCGAGGCCTCAAGCGATCTGAGTTGCACCGACTCCACGAGCTCCGCTTCGCTCGACTCCACCCGCGGCCAAGAGCTGCCGCCCGCTTCGAAGGCTGTCGGGCAATAGGTCTTCCATCGAGTGGCCAACACGCTTGGGACAATGGGACTCATACCAATTGTTGGACCAAGCCAGGAGGCAGGAGGTGACAATGGCGCAGACGTCGAACTAATCAATGTTGTCCACACTTTCCAGTATGAGCGGCAAACACTCTTGGGGGGGATCCCACTGACCCACCAGCTGCAATGCCTGAGAAGTCGCATTGACCGGCTCGCGGAGGTGGTGCTCCTCCGAAAAGGCTGGCTTTGGCAGCCCAATATCCACGTGCTTCCGCACGGGCGCCCAGCCATCGAGTAAGGTGCGTGGATAGCATGGTCTGCGTTCTTGAGTATACGCTGCGTGTCATGCAGAGGATCGACAGCGCCGGCTGGACCGCAAACCGCATCAGGGGAGCACTCGGAAAGTCACTCCGCAGGGTGGCCTGTGCAAAACGGGCGTCTCGGTGTGACGGTTGCCCAGTCCGCGACGTCTGCGCGTATGGCCTCTGCTTCGAGCCGGTGGCCGCGCAGGACGGGAGATTCCAGGCAGCCGGGCAGGAGATCCCTCGCCCCTACGTTATCCGCGCCGGGGATATCGAGCCCCAGGGCACGATCAAGTTTCAGCTTGTTCTCATGGGACGGGCAGCCGCCCTGGTCCCAGTCTTTGTGCTTGCGGTCAGCGAGTGGCAGGAGCCGGACATGGGGCTTGGGCGCGTCGAGCAGCGGCTGGAAAACGTGGACTGCATCCATCCCCTGACCAGAGAGCGCGAGCGAATCTTCGCGAGAGACCAGGGATTCCTTCACTGCGCCTGGGATCCAGTCTGCCAGGATGACATCAATCGATCCGTGCGGGATTTCCCCAACGATAGCCTCCGCGTGAGTTTCATCACTCCAACTCGCTTGCGCCGCAAGGGACGAGATCTGCAGCGCCCGGAATTCGCTGCCGTGATTTCCTCACTCTTGCGCAGGACCGAGGGGCTGCGGGAGTACCACGGCCTGGAGTTCGAGGTTCGTGAGCCTCAGAATCTCGTGCGAAGATGCGACGGCATTGTGCTGGCGGACTGGCAGGGCAGACGTGATTCGCGAAGCCGCTATTCATATCGTCAGAAGCAGACGATGGAATTCGAGGGTGTTGTTGGCGACGCCCGGTATGAGGGAGACCTGTCGCCCTTCCTTCCATTGCTGCGACTTGCGGAGATCATCCACGTCGGCAAAGGTGCAGTGTTCGGGCTGGGGCAGGTGGAGATCGGAGACAATACATCGAGCCATCGGGCGTGGGAGGACCATGGTGAGCACTGAAACACGGCCTATCTACACACATACCGGCCATCCGCTAGTGGACGTAGGCGCCAGCGTGATCGCCGCCTTCAACCGTCGCCGCAATGTGGAAGAGGTGACGGAGCAGGACCTGGTCGAGATCGTTCAATACATCACACAGCACTACTTCCGAGAACCCCTCAGGGGCTTTCTCACCACTGTGTTCCCAAACTCGGCCTACGCAAACCCAACGATGGGAGAGGAAAGGAAGAGAGACATCGTTGCTGATGTCCTCTCGACGTCCCCGCTTCCCGCGGCGGAAGGCCCTGAGCGTTGCCCATTCTGTGGACAGGCGGCCAAACGACGCTTCCGGCAGCACGTTCCCCTCGTGACCGGCGAGGGGGCGGTCAATTTCACTCCGGGCGGGCAGGCCGGCTTGCCCGTCTGCGCCCGATGTCTCGTGGCGATCCAGGCCTGTGTCCTCGGTACGCTGAAGTGTCAGGGGCGGTTGCTGTTGGCGCACAGTGACGATCCCGAGCTCACCTTGCGCATCGTCGCGGGTTTTCTTGCAAAGAACCAGCGCATCCTCTCGATTCCGTCAAGTGGCAAGTATCCCGAGAGCAAGTACCCGGGGACGATCCTGATGGAGGCGCTCATGAATGCCCAGACGGGACAGGAAGCCATCAGGTCCCGACCATCCTTGACGGCCTATCACCTCACCAACTATGGCACAAGCGCGAATGTGGATGTCTACCATCTCCCCTCTGAAGTCCTAGCATTCGTGAGCGCGGCTCAAGCATCTTCGCCGGTGCGAGATGGCTGGCAGTACGCCGTGAGGCAGGGATGGCGTCTGGGCTTGCCACCCGCAAAGGGCAAGCCTGCCGACGAGCCGACTGAGTACAAGGTCGGGGAGCATCGGAATCAGCTGTACGAAGACCTCTTTGGCCTGACCAAGGATCTCGCGAGCTTGGGCCGGTTCATCCGCCGGCATCTGAGTTGGCGTATCCCGGACGCTTTGGCCAGGGCGCCGGACGGGCCACCTGGTCCCGACGCCTGGCCCTTGACGGAAGTCTTCCTAAGGATGGTGTTACTTATGGAGAAGGCACGCGTAGAAGTGCTGAGGACACTAGGAGAGAGGTTCGCGGGGTATGTGGTTGAGCAGAATGACAAGAGGTTCTTTGACCGTTTGTGGCGGGAATCAGGGAGGTATCATTTGCTGCGCTCTCACCTGCTGCGGGCCAGCCACGCCCAGGTCAAGCGAGGAGAAGCCCCACTCATCAGCTTCGACGAGTTCCTCCTCGCCTTCGAGGACGGTGAAGAGGTCGCGCGGGCGGACTGGTCCCTGGCCCGCGATCTGTTGCTGATCAGGATGATGGACGAGCTTCATGCGCGAGGCTGGCTGCAGGAGCACGCGGCCGAACTCGCGGATGCGCCGGATGAAGCGACTGAGTCGGAAGACTAACGCGCAATGCACCGAGAAGCACCAAACAAAACGCTATGAGGGGGATCTGCCATGTCATTCATCACTGGAATGATGCTCATCGAGGCTCCGGCGTCAGCCCTGAACAATGCCGGGGCGGAGACAGGTCAGCGCACCGATAATATCGTGGTTGTGAAAACGATCAAGGCCAGGGACGGAGCCTATCCGTATGTCTCTGCTCAAGCATTCAGGTACTGGGTGCGAACTACGGCGGAGAAGAAGATCGCAGGCTGGAAGGCCGCTCCCATCCAGCGCGAGGCGAAGGTGGCCTATACCGACGCCAATCCCTTGGAGTGGTGGGACGACGACCTCTTCGGCTACATGCGCGCGCCCGGAAGCAGCAAAGAGGCATCCGCCTCGCGGGAAGAATCGTCGCTCACCGATCTGGAAGCCAAAGTCACCCTGACTCGTTGTGCACCCTTCCGCGTGGGCACGTTCATTGCCGTTGCGCCCTGCACCCCGACCGACGACTTCGGCACCATGAGCCGTCACGAGGGCAATCCCGTGCCCTTTGAACACCAGTTCTACCATACCCATCTCAAGGGGCTGTTTTCCTTGGATCTGCGCGCCTGCGGCACGTTCTCCTACGCGGACCGTACTGGCTTCAAGAACCTGGACAGCATCCGACAGAAAGCAGCCGAGGAACGCGGTTTGGAGCACCTGGAGCGTGAGAAATCCTACCGCCTGCCCATCGCGCATCGCGCACAGCGGGTCGCGGCGCTGCTCGAAGCGATGGCGGCTCTGGAGGGTGGCGCAAACCAGACGTTGCACTATACGGATGTCGCCCCGGCGTTTCTAATTGCGGCGGTCATGAAGGGTGGTAATCACCCCTTCGCCCGGTGTGTCAAGGCCGATGCAAAGGGACTGCCCGTGGTAAACCTGGAAGCCCTGACGGAGGCCCTGAACGTATTTGCAGATCAGCTTCAGTCTCCACTGTACATAGGGTGGGCCCACGGATACATGGACGACAGCCGTGCAGCTTTCGAAGAGTGGGTTGGAAGCGACCCGAAGCCCTATGCGTGTGAGATTGTGCTGGAGCATCCGCGCAAGGTATTGCAGCGTCTGGCTGCTGATGTGCAGGAGCCGGGTAACGCTGCCTGGTTCGACTAGGGGGCGGTACATACTATGCGCGTTCTACGCGTCGAGTTTGAGGCCGCGACGGCGTCCTTCCGTTACCCGCACTTCATGGTGGGGCGGCATCCCACCTTCCCGATGCCGCCCCCAGCAACACTCTACGGCCTGGTCTGCGCAGCGGTGGGTGACTACGTGCCGCCCGAGACGCTACGCTTGGGTTTCCGATTCACATACGAAGCCGAAGCCTGCGACTTGGAGCACCTGCATATCATTACGCCAAAGGGTGCTCGAGCCAAGTTCGACTGCCGCGGCCAGAAACTGCCTCTGACCACAGAAGGCACGGTCACCCCGACCACCCGCGATTTCCTGTTCAACGCAAGGCTGACGCTCTACATCAATCGCCTCGACCTCGCCGACGCATTCAGGCGCCCGTACTATGCGATGAGTCTGGGGAGATCGCAGGATCTCGCAACCATAGGTCGTATCGATGAAGTCGAACTCCATGCCACCGACTGTGCATACGTCGAGCACACGCTTCTGCCCGCGGAAGAGCGGCTGTGGCTTGGGTCAGGGATCGTGCTGACGCTCCCGCGCTTCGTGGACCCGAGGCAGGCGCGAGAGCCACGGTTCGACCATTACCTGATGCTGCGGGAGCGCATTTACGCGCACCAGGGACTGATGGACGAGCTGCGAAACCAACTGGGCGACCAGCTCGTGCGAACCATCCCTGCCGGACGTGAACTCTGGGCCGATCCCGATACCCAGGCGTTTCACGGCGCTCACCGGGCTGTATGGCTGCAAGAACTCGTGTGAAAGACCCAAGAATGGAAAGCCTGTGGGCTAAGCCGCCCGCAGAGGGTAGGGACGACGCCAGCCTGGCGGCACACACGCGGCGGGTCGTTGAGGCAGCAAGTGTGCTGCTCGCGCAGCGACCGGCAATATCATCCTTCGCCGGGCATCCATGCTTTACTCAGTGGGCTCTGCTGGCCGCGGCATTTCACGATCTGGGAAAGGCTGCTACCGGTTTCCAGCAGATGCTCCTCGGAGGCCCACGCTGGGGAGAGCGGCATGAAGTCCTCTCCGTGGGTTTCCTTGCGCCCTTCGCCGACCGCCTGGGAGAAGAGGCCGTGGATTGGATATCCGCGGCCATCCTGTCTCATCACCGCGATGCCGACTTCATCGCGGAACGATATGGGGTCTACACCGGCCCGCCGGACATGGACCCCTTCCCCGGATTTGTTGCCCAGGTCGCGCCTGAGGACTACGGCGCGGTTATGGCCTGGCTCCTCGACGATTTGCTCCCGGGTATCCCTAACCTCATAGATTGCGGCGGCCTGCCCAAGCC
It encodes:
- the cas6 gene encoding CRISPR system precrRNA processing endoribonuclease RAMP protein Cas6, translated to MVCVLEYTLRVMQRIDSAGWTANRIRGALGKSLRRVACAKRASRCDGCPVRDVCAYGLCFEPVAAQDGRFQAAGQEIPRPYVIRAGDIEPQGTIKFQLVLMGRAAALVPVFVLAVSEWQEPDMGLGRVEQRLENVDCIHPLTRERERIFARDQGFLHCAWDPVCQDDINRSVRDFPNDSLRVSFITPTRLRRKGRDLQRPEFAAVISSLLRRTEGLREYHGLEFEVREPQNLVRRCDGIVLADWQGRRDSRSRYSYRQKQTMEFEGVVGDARYEGDLSPFLPLLRLAEIIHVGKGAVFGLGQVEIGDNTSSHRAWEDHGEH
- the cas8a1 gene encoding type I-B CRISPR-associated protein Cas8b1/Cst1; amino-acid sequence: MSTETRPIYTHTGHPLVDVGASVIAAFNRRRNVEEVTEQDLVEIVQYITQHYFREPLRGFLTTVFPNSAYANPTMGEERKRDIVADVLSTSPLPAAEGPERCPFCGQAAKRRFRQHVPLVTGEGAVNFTPGGQAGLPVCARCLVAIQACVLGTLKCQGRLLLAHSDDPELTLRIVAGFLAKNQRILSIPSSGKYPESKYPGTILMEALMNAQTGQEAIRSRPSLTAYHLTNYGTSANVDVYHLPSEVLAFVSAAQASSPVRDGWQYAVRQGWRLGLPPAKGKPADEPTEYKVGEHRNQLYEDLFGLTKDLASLGRFIRRHLSWRIPDALARAPDGPPGPDAWPLTEVFLRMVLLMEKARVEVLRTLGERFAGYVVEQNDKRFFDRLWRESGRYHLLRSHLLRASHAQVKRGEAPLISFDEFLLAFEDGEEVARADWSLARDLLLIRMMDELHARGWLQEHAAELADAPDEATESED
- the cas7i gene encoding type I-B CRISPR-associated protein Cas7/Cst2/DevR, translated to MSFITGMMLIEAPASALNNAGAETGQRTDNIVVVKTIKARDGAYPYVSAQAFRYWVRTTAEKKIAGWKAAPIQREAKVAYTDANPLEWWDDDLFGYMRAPGSSKEASASREESSLTDLEAKVTLTRCAPFRVGTFIAVAPCTPTDDFGTMSRHEGNPVPFEHQFYHTHLKGLFSLDLRACGTFSYADRTGFKNLDSIRQKAAEERGLEHLEREKSYRLPIAHRAQRVAALLEAMAALEGGANQTLHYTDVAPAFLIAAVMKGGNHPFARCVKADAKGLPVVNLEALTEALNVFADQLQSPLYIGWAHGYMDDSRAAFEEWVGSDPKPYACEIVLEHPRKVLQRLAADVQEPGNAAWFD
- the cas5b gene encoding type I-B CRISPR-associated protein Cas5; translation: MRVLRVEFEAATASFRYPHFMVGRHPTFPMPPPATLYGLVCAAVGDYVPPETLRLGFRFTYEAEACDLEHLHIITPKGARAKFDCRGQKLPLTTEGTVTPTTRDFLFNARLTLYINRLDLADAFRRPYYAMSLGRSQDLATIGRIDEVELHATDCAYVEHTLLPAEERLWLGSGIVLTLPRFVDPRQAREPRFDHYLMLRERIYAHQGLMDELRNQLGDQLVRTIPAGRELWADPDTQAFHGAHRAVWLQELV